In Halobacillus amylolyticus, the following proteins share a genomic window:
- a CDS encoding PTS lactose/cellobiose transporter subunit IIA, translating to MTKTINIEQVSFEIILHAGNARSSAMEALQVVKQGDYKQADDKMEEAESELHKAHQTQTSLLQKEATGEGATPSVLLIHAQDHLMTAMTLKDMAKEMIDLYKEIRGGKE from the coding sequence ATGACTAAAACGATTAACATTGAACAAGTATCGTTTGAAATAATTTTACATGCTGGCAATGCGAGATCTTCTGCGATGGAGGCACTCCAAGTAGTTAAACAAGGAGACTATAAACAAGCAGATGATAAAATGGAGGAAGCTGAATCTGAACTTCATAAAGCCCATCAAACTCAAACGTCCCTTTTACAAAAAGAAGCAACAGGTGAGGGAGCTACACCTTCCGTCTTACTTATCCACGCACAGGATCATTTAATGACGGCGATGACGTTAAAAGATATGGCCAAAGAAATGATTGATCTATATAAAGAAATTAGAGGAGGAAAAGAATGA
- a CDS encoding YczE/YyaS/YitT family protein, whose protein sequence is MLYRATVYLLGMVINFLGVTLIINATLGAGFWTAFFIGISDKLGFTVGFWYGVFQFFIIFINAKLMKQLPEVRAIIPVLLESIILDFWLEIVFANVDLSTAPFVLQVATLLAGVAIVGLGVAIYILPQFPRAPVDQLFLAVSHRFNLSLQLGQTVVAVIMTSLAIVIGGPVGIGTLTPMLFLGPMIQLCYTYAYPMYYKLHPSGEQELQKEFM, encoded by the coding sequence ATGCTTTATCGAGCTACGGTTTACCTTCTTGGTATGGTCATCAATTTCCTTGGGGTTACGCTCATCATTAACGCAACTCTCGGTGCCGGTTTCTGGACAGCGTTTTTTATTGGTATTTCTGATAAACTTGGTTTTACCGTAGGATTCTGGTACGGAGTGTTTCAGTTTTTCATCATTTTTATAAACGCTAAGTTAATGAAGCAGCTGCCGGAAGTGCGAGCGATTATACCTGTGTTATTGGAAAGTATTATTTTGGACTTTTGGCTTGAAATTGTTTTTGCAAATGTAGACCTATCAACAGCACCATTTGTATTGCAAGTAGCTACGTTACTCGCAGGGGTTGCTATTGTGGGGCTGGGAGTCGCTATTTATATCCTTCCGCAATTCCCAAGGGCACCCGTCGATCAACTATTCCTGGCAGTCAGTCATCGATTTAATTTAAGCTTGCAATTAGGCCAAACTGTAGTGGCAGTCATCATGACGAGTCTTGCTATCGTTATTGGTGGACCAGTCGGTATTGGAACACTAACACCGATGCTATTTCTCGGACCAATGATCCAACTCTGTTATACGTACGCCTATCCAATGTATTACAAACTTCATCCAAGCGGCGAACAAGAACTGCAAAAAGAATTCATGTAA
- a CDS encoding helix-turn-helix domain-containing protein, with protein sequence MESEKRLMSLINSVRVLNSTRDLSEVLNQLIKEVHNVIGGANASVLFLYDKQLDMLYAKSAIGFDMEYMKHAYLRPGEGMSGRTFLLKRGKIFYSEDDTTHGMSNVSPETEHFYAKSLGRMEYPMSAICVPLISNDDCIGVLTVDIYSEDIQFDESDLQLLETFAGQAAIAIENATLFSQNERTKKIHEELSKVSLSKGGLSDITKSLAGLMGKHVMVFNEFNESLAISSPEAGPLADELSKSFGPLLETSITKQGFSSHRTSLFQKDHFIYFFPIKTEKQTLGLLTIITEDLSELDPLDRIAIEQAITIFAMEIDRQERLLAEDFSHSGSILEQLIHAPYDELSSNHLAKLNFPEHKSHHYVIAQLYIKNPLLAFEKISEKKQQLMRIIYREVSRLPYKTLVYDKNMEVTLMFTVSSSMDEEQVFQHLEKLFSKIIRTSNEKLALDNLAGFGQVVEKLKHVHLSYRDAKRCVQYLQSAYNGKSLLTYKQLGPYRLFLKFDRKELQEYVDEILGTIISYDHDHDTELLQTLRVYLESNQNMEKCSKELFVHVNTVKYRLKTIYGILHIEKLTGREAFELQLGLRILEYLNAKM encoded by the coding sequence ATGGAAAGTGAGAAACGGCTGATGAGCTTAATCAATTCCGTGCGTGTTTTAAACTCAACAAGAGACCTTTCAGAAGTATTAAACCAGCTGATTAAAGAGGTGCATAACGTAATTGGTGGCGCCAATGCCAGTGTATTGTTTTTATATGATAAACAACTGGACATGCTTTATGCCAAAAGTGCCATCGGATTTGATATGGAGTATATGAAGCATGCTTATTTACGACCAGGGGAAGGAATGAGTGGTCGGACCTTTTTATTGAAAAGAGGAAAGATCTTTTATTCAGAGGATGATACCACACACGGGATGTCTAATGTCTCACCCGAAACCGAACACTTTTATGCTAAGTCTCTAGGCAGAATGGAATACCCGATGAGTGCGATTTGCGTGCCGTTGATATCAAATGATGACTGCATTGGAGTGCTGACGGTCGATATTTATTCAGAGGATATTCAGTTCGATGAGTCAGATTTACAGCTGCTTGAGACGTTCGCTGGGCAAGCGGCCATTGCGATTGAGAACGCCACGCTTTTTTCACAAAATGAGCGCACGAAGAAGATCCATGAAGAATTATCGAAGGTGTCCCTTTCGAAGGGAGGCTTGAGTGACATCACCAAATCGCTCGCGGGTTTAATGGGGAAACATGTAATGGTGTTCAATGAATTCAATGAGTCATTAGCGATATCAAGTCCGGAAGCAGGCCCGTTAGCAGATGAACTTAGTAAAAGCTTCGGTCCGTTACTGGAAACGAGTATCACTAAGCAAGGTTTCTCGTCTCATCGCACAAGTTTGTTTCAAAAAGACCATTTTATTTATTTCTTTCCCATTAAGACGGAAAAGCAGACGCTCGGTCTCCTGACCATCATCACGGAAGATTTATCCGAACTGGACCCTTTAGATAGGATCGCTATTGAACAAGCGATTACGATTTTCGCGATGGAAATCGACCGGCAGGAACGTCTTTTGGCAGAGGATTTTAGTCATTCGGGCTCGATTTTAGAACAGTTGATCCATGCCCCATATGATGAGCTGTCTTCTAATCATTTAGCAAAACTCAACTTTCCCGAACACAAATCTCATCACTATGTCATCGCACAGCTCTATATCAAAAATCCGCTGCTTGCTTTTGAAAAGATTAGTGAAAAGAAGCAGCAACTGATGCGGATCATCTATCGAGAGGTTTCGAGACTTCCATATAAGACGCTTGTGTATGATAAAAATATGGAGGTTACATTGATGTTCACGGTTTCCTCTTCAATGGATGAAGAGCAGGTGTTCCAGCATTTAGAGAAACTATTTTCAAAAATCATTCGAACTTCCAATGAGAAACTGGCGCTCGATAACTTAGCAGGGTTTGGTCAAGTCGTGGAAAAATTGAAGCACGTTCACTTGTCATACAGGGATGCGAAACGTTGTGTACAATATTTGCAGTCAGCGTACAACGGGAAATCATTGTTGACGTATAAACAGCTCGGACCGTATCGATTGTTTTTAAAATTTGATCGAAAAGAATTACAAGAATACGTCGACGAGATTTTGGGGACTATTATCAGTTATGATCACGACCATGATACTGAACTGCTGCAAACGCTGCGAGTTTACTTGGAATCGAATCAGAATATGGAAAAGTGCTCTAAGGAACTGTTTGTCCATGTTAATACAGTCAAGTACCGTTTGAAAACGATCTACGGAATATTGCATATTGAAAAGTTAACAGGTAGGGAAGCATTCGAACTACAGTTAGGGCTCCGTATTCTTGAGTATTTGAATGCAAAAATGTAA
- a CDS encoding metal-dependent hydrolase family protein has protein sequence MAYTLIKNGTLLDGQGNEPVPGAAVLIKDNFIELVGKSAEISIPEDATVIDATGKYILPGLIDTHVHMAMELRNIQDAILTPFSYRFYESVHYLKRTLDVGITSVRDAGFSDAGMKKAVEDGLVDGPRMQVSINPLTITGGHGDNWNRSGVDTTMQTYPGMPNAICDGKEAVRKTVREMLRAGADVIKVHATGGVTSPTDHPEFTQFSQEELEVMVEEAHFRKGIKVMAHAQGAEGIKNAIRAGIYSIEHGIYIDDEAIELMLENGTFLVPTLLAPISVLESSEKDDKMAPYAVEKSKEVVEAHRASVAKAYKAGVKIAMGTDAGVMAHGTNLRELGLMCDIGMSPMEALVATTKTAAECLGWEDQVGTIEAGKLADVILTDVDPLKDIRALENSDHITMVMKNGSVYKNLAERKGAHV, from the coding sequence ATGGCCTATACACTAATTAAAAATGGAACGTTGCTCGATGGCCAAGGAAATGAGCCGGTCCCTGGTGCAGCTGTACTAATTAAGGACAATTTTATTGAGCTAGTAGGAAAGTCAGCAGAAATATCAATACCAGAGGATGCCACTGTGATCGATGCGACAGGCAAATATATTTTGCCGGGCTTAATCGATACGCACGTGCATATGGCGATGGAGTTGAGAAATATTCAAGACGCGATTCTGACACCTTTTTCCTATCGTTTTTATGAAAGTGTCCATTATTTGAAACGAACATTGGATGTCGGCATCACCTCTGTTCGTGATGCCGGGTTTTCAGATGCCGGTATGAAAAAAGCTGTAGAAGATGGCCTTGTGGATGGACCGCGCATGCAAGTAAGCATCAATCCACTAACGATTACCGGGGGACACGGAGATAATTGGAATCGTTCTGGAGTAGACACAACGATGCAGACGTATCCGGGAATGCCGAACGCGATTTGTGATGGCAAAGAAGCTGTTCGCAAAACAGTGCGTGAAATGCTGCGTGCTGGAGCCGATGTGATTAAAGTCCATGCGACAGGAGGAGTAACGAGTCCAACTGACCACCCAGAGTTTACCCAGTTCTCACAGGAAGAATTAGAAGTGATGGTGGAAGAAGCTCATTTTCGTAAAGGTATAAAGGTGATGGCCCATGCCCAGGGAGCAGAAGGTATCAAGAATGCTATCCGAGCAGGCATCTACTCTATTGAACATGGCATCTATATCGATGATGAAGCAATTGAACTGATGCTCGAGAATGGTACTTTCCTTGTCCCTACCTTGCTCGCCCCTATTTCCGTGCTAGAGTCGAGTGAGAAAGATGACAAGATGGCACCATATGCTGTCGAGAAATCCAAGGAGGTCGTTGAGGCCCATAGGGCAAGTGTTGCTAAGGCTTATAAAGCTGGTGTAAAGATTGCGATGGGAACAGATGCAGGGGTAATGGCACACGGGACCAACCTCCGCGAGCTTGGGCTGATGTGTGATATCGGCATGTCACCGATGGAAGCTCTTGTAGCCACTACTAAAACCGCGGCCGAGTGCCTTGGCTGGGAAGATCAAGTCGGAACAATCGAAGCAGGAAAACTTGCCGATGTCATTTTGACCGATGTGGATCCTCTTAAGGATATCCGTGCATTAGAAAACAGTGATCATATCACAATGGTTATGAAAAATGGCTCCGTCTATAAAAATCTAGCGGAAAGGAAGGGTGCACATGTCTAA
- a CDS encoding PTS sugar transporter subunit IIB, whose amino-acid sequence MKIALVCSAGMSTSMLVQKMRQVAKDKGLEANIDAYAETDLTKHMEDLDVILIGPQVRYLKAQITKKAEPFGTPVDIIDQMAYGTMDGEKVLGQAEELKK is encoded by the coding sequence ATGAAAATTGCTCTTGTTTGTTCAGCAGGTATGTCTACTAGTATGCTCGTTCAAAAAATGCGCCAAGTAGCTAAAGATAAAGGGTTAGAAGCAAATATTGATGCCTATGCCGAAACAGATTTAACTAAGCATATGGAGGATCTTGATGTTATCCTGATCGGGCCTCAAGTGCGTTATCTGAAAGCACAGATTACTAAGAAAGCCGAGCCATTTGGTACACCTGTAGATATTATTGATCAGATGGCATACGGTACGATGGATGGAGAAAAAGTTTTAGGACAAGCGGAAGAATTAAAAAAATAA
- the chbG gene encoding chitin disaccharide deacetylase gives MRKKLIINADDFGYSRGINFGIIDAFQHGLLTSTTLMTNMPGASHAYQLAKENPNIGVGIHLTLTAGSPILKHLQTVTDENGHFRNLKYYLGFFDIDLGEVYEEWKAQIKQAIVNGIQPTHLDSHHHIHSYGKLTEVVIDLAEEYDLPVRRVFDPETTNLDAIRKTDAFEYKIDTIKEPIKLAEKFSDAQSIEVMTHPAYLDKSIMNGSSFNYPRVDELALLTDKTLKETYKNQHTFELTHYRSI, from the coding sequence ATGAGAAAAAAACTTATAATTAATGCGGATGATTTCGGTTATTCAAGAGGCATAAACTTTGGTATCATTGATGCCTTTCAACATGGATTATTAACATCTACGACACTAATGACAAACATGCCAGGCGCTTCCCATGCTTATCAGTTAGCAAAAGAAAACCCTAATATAGGTGTGGGAATACACTTAACGTTGACGGCTGGAAGCCCTATTCTCAAACATCTCCAAACCGTAACAGATGAGAATGGTCATTTTCGCAACTTAAAATACTATCTGGGTTTCTTTGATATCGATTTAGGGGAGGTTTACGAGGAATGGAAGGCCCAGATTAAACAGGCCATTGTAAACGGTATTCAACCTACACACCTGGATAGTCATCACCATATTCATTCCTATGGAAAACTAACAGAAGTAGTTATCGACCTTGCAGAAGAATACGATCTGCCCGTACGCCGAGTATTTGATCCAGAAACTACTAATCTAGACGCCATTAGAAAAACCGATGCTTTTGAATACAAAATAGACACAATAAAAGAGCCTATTAAATTAGCAGAAAAGTTTTCTGATGCTCAATCTATTGAAGTGATGACTCACCCTGCTTATTTAGATAAAAGTATTATGAATGGCTCATCATTTAATTATCCACGGGTGGATGAACTAGCTTTGTTGACGGATAAAACCTTAAAAGAGACATACAAAAACCAGCATACGTTTGAGCTAACCCATTATCGTTCCATTTAA
- a CDS encoding D-serine ammonia-lyase: MEDWEDQFPLLPSITRLDPVFWANSKYKEMEQVPPLPVNEEDMFEAERLWDRFAPFLAKAFPETETAEGVIESPLREISTMKDHIQAHYKQTFEGGFYLKCDNELPIAGSIKARGGVYEVLSYAEKLALENDLISKGDHYEAFLDPAFKQFFSQYTIGVGSTGNLALSIGTISAKLGFNVEVHMSRDAKQWKKDLLRARGANVYEYTGDFSEAITSGRTNTIQDPKGYFVDDEDSKDLFLGYSVAALRLKNQLAEENISVDQDHPLFVYLPCGVGGSPGGITFGLKHVFGDNVHCIFVEPTHSPSVLLGMMTGENEKVSVQDFGIDNHTEADGLAVGRPSRFATEVSSHLVSGIYTIEDEELYKLLALLADSETIHVEPSATAGLLGPLVVQESSYIRKHDLQAKMAQATHIAWATGGALVPETDMEAFYQKSKSLLEIDR; encoded by the coding sequence ATGGAAGATTGGGAGGATCAATTTCCTTTGTTACCAAGCATAACCAGGCTTGACCCCGTGTTTTGGGCTAATTCAAAATATAAAGAGATGGAGCAAGTTCCACCACTGCCTGTGAACGAGGAAGATATGTTCGAGGCGGAGCGGCTTTGGGATCGCTTTGCTCCCTTTTTAGCCAAAGCATTTCCGGAAACAGAAACGGCTGAGGGAGTAATCGAATCACCCTTAAGAGAAATTTCCACAATGAAGGATCACATACAGGCGCATTATAAGCAAACTTTTGAGGGGGGTTTTTATTTAAAATGTGATAATGAACTGCCTATTGCAGGTTCAATCAAGGCACGTGGAGGTGTCTACGAAGTCTTAAGCTATGCAGAGAAACTTGCTCTCGAAAACGACCTGATCTCAAAAGGCGATCATTATGAGGCGTTTCTCGATCCAGCATTTAAGCAATTCTTTAGCCAATATACGATAGGCGTAGGCTCAACTGGTAACCTTGCCTTAAGCATCGGTACAATCAGTGCTAAGCTTGGATTCAATGTTGAGGTGCACATGTCTAGGGATGCAAAACAATGGAAGAAGGATCTGTTGCGAGCACGAGGTGCAAATGTTTATGAATATACAGGGGATTTCAGTGAAGCAATTACAAGTGGAAGAACGAACACCATACAGGACCCAAAAGGATACTTTGTTGATGATGAGGATTCAAAGGATTTATTTTTAGGTTACAGTGTGGCGGCATTAAGGCTCAAGAATCAGCTAGCTGAAGAGAACATTTCAGTTGATCAAGATCACCCTTTATTTGTTTATCTGCCATGTGGTGTTGGGGGATCCCCGGGCGGCATTACCTTCGGATTAAAGCACGTTTTCGGAGATAACGTCCATTGTATTTTTGTTGAACCGACTCATTCACCGTCTGTATTACTTGGAATGATGACAGGAGAAAATGAAAAGGTGAGTGTGCAGGATTTTGGCATAGATAACCACACGGAAGCAGACGGTTTAGCTGTTGGTCGTCCATCACGTTTTGCTACTGAAGTTAGCAGTCACCTTGTCAGCGGCATTTATACAATAGAAGATGAGGAACTTTATAAGTTATTAGCATTACTGGCAGACAGTGAAACGATTCATGTTGAGCCATCTGCTACGGCTGGACTCTTGGGACCGCTAGTAGTACAAGAGTCGAGCTATATAAGAAAACATGATCTTCAGGCAAAAATGGCTCAAGCCACTCATATTGCCTGGGCAACGGGCGGCGCACTCGTTCCCGAAACAGATATGGAAGCATTCTATCAAAAAAGTAAGTCATTACTGGAAATAGACAGGTAA
- a CDS encoding GntR family transcriptional regulator, giving the protein MSKNDQLHSQIKKDIIEKIDNGYYRPGKNLPTEAEFCNIYNVSRTTVRTALNHLIMEGHIYRKQGKGTFVAKGKVKQILSSSKLQYAAQLESQGLKPKIEVNDLQLLVPAVKISRILNVDEGTEVHQVKRTRLADNEEIQFEVAYVRRDLVPELTTEMVGHSLYESIKEKGNQINRTEEQIKIVISDEEVAGNLNISSGSPCFQITTKTFLDSEEIVEYSEAYFRGDRVEFLIERNYE; this is encoded by the coding sequence ATGTCCAAAAATGATCAACTTCATAGTCAAATAAAAAAAGATATTATAGAAAAAATCGATAATGGTTATTACCGTCCAGGTAAAAACCTCCCGACCGAGGCTGAGTTTTGCAACATATACAATGTCAGCCGGACGACTGTTCGCACAGCTCTCAATCACCTCATTATGGAAGGTCACATTTATCGTAAACAGGGAAAAGGTACTTTTGTTGCAAAAGGAAAGGTAAAGCAGATTCTCAGTTCAAGTAAACTTCAGTATGCTGCGCAGTTAGAATCCCAAGGTCTCAAGCCAAAAATTGAAGTCAACGACCTTCAGTTGTTAGTCCCAGCGGTCAAAATTAGTAGGATTCTAAATGTCGATGAGGGGACCGAGGTCCACCAGGTTAAACGAACAAGATTGGCTGATAATGAGGAAATTCAATTTGAGGTTGCTTATGTTCGACGGGATCTTGTTCCAGAGCTAACCACAGAAATGGTGGGCCATTCCTTATATGAATCTATAAAAGAGAAAGGCAATCAAATAAATCGAACGGAAGAACAGATTAAAATTGTCATTTCGGATGAGGAGGTTGCCGGAAACCTTAACATTTCTTCAGGTTCTCCTTGTTTTCAAATCACAACGAAAACCTTCTTAGATTCAGAAGAAATTGTTGAATACTCAGAAGCTTATTTTCGTGGTGATCGAGTAGAATTTTTAATTGAAAGAAATTACGAATAG
- a CDS encoding GntP family permease, whose protein sequence is MSTTGLILLAAFGVALLLFLVIRVKLQAFIALIVVSYVIGLLAGMSPAEIFTAVQDGMGGTVGEIAVIIGIGAMFGEILKVSGGAERLAMTLMNKFGEKRVNWALVLTGFIISIPVFLDVAFVILVPILYSLAQKTGKSLLFYGIPLLAGLAVTHSFVPPTPGPIAVASLLGANIGWVILFGLLAGIPAAIIAGPVFGTYISKKIHVEVPTVMLKNMAEEAKDKKYDKELPSFGMIAVLILLPLFLILLNTFAGVLLAEGSTLRTIVTFIGNPGVALTITALLTFYLLGTRRGYSKEEIQDIATKSLEPAGIIILITGAGGVFGQVLVETGIGDVLANTMSDLNMPILVFAFLVASAVRIAQGSATVAMVTAASLIAPVIDTLGIEGPMLALLVITIASGATIASHVNDSGFWMVSRFFGMSEKDTLKSWTVMETIIAFIGFGVSLIISMFI, encoded by the coding sequence ATGTCTACAACAGGGTTAATTTTGCTGGCCGCTTTCGGTGTTGCACTATTGTTATTTCTTGTTATCCGCGTAAAATTGCAGGCGTTTATTGCATTAATTGTTGTTAGTTACGTTATTGGTCTTTTGGCTGGGATGAGCCCTGCGGAAATTTTTACAGCCGTGCAGGACGGCATGGGCGGAACCGTCGGAGAGATTGCTGTCATCATCGGTATCGGCGCCATGTTTGGGGAAATACTGAAAGTCTCTGGTGGGGCTGAAAGATTAGCGATGACACTGATGAACAAATTTGGCGAAAAGCGCGTAAACTGGGCGCTTGTGCTAACTGGTTTTATCATTTCAATACCTGTCTTTCTTGATGTAGCTTTTGTTATTTTAGTGCCGATTTTATACAGTCTAGCACAGAAAACAGGGAAATCATTGCTATTCTATGGTATCCCGTTGCTAGCCGGTTTAGCGGTCACGCACAGTTTTGTGCCGCCAACCCCTGGACCGATCGCTGTTGCTTCATTATTAGGAGCTAACATCGGATGGGTGATCTTATTTGGTTTGCTTGCAGGGATACCAGCAGCCATTATTGCCGGTCCGGTCTTCGGTACCTATATTTCTAAAAAGATTCACGTTGAAGTACCAACGGTGATGCTTAAGAACATGGCTGAAGAAGCCAAAGATAAGAAATATGATAAAGAACTTCCGAGTTTCGGCATGATTGCTGTTCTAATTTTACTGCCGCTTTTTCTTATTCTATTAAACACATTTGCTGGTGTGCTGCTCGCTGAGGGCAGTACACTGCGAACCATCGTGACATTTATCGGAAACCCAGGAGTAGCGCTGACGATTACGGCGCTGTTAACCTTTTATTTACTGGGTACACGACGTGGTTATTCTAAGGAAGAGATCCAGGACATCGCAACAAAATCTCTTGAACCTGCAGGGATCATCATTTTAATTACTGGTGCAGGTGGCGTTTTCGGTCAAGTGTTAGTTGAAACCGGGATCGGAGATGTATTGGCTAATACGATGAGTGATCTGAACATGCCGATCCTCGTGTTTGCTTTCCTTGTTGCTTCAGCTGTACGTATTGCACAAGGTTCGGCTACGGTTGCGATGGTTACAGCAGCCAGCTTAATTGCGCCAGTTATCGATACACTTGGTATCGAAGGCCCCATGCTAGCACTGCTCGTTATTACTATTGCATCAGGTGCAACCATTGCTTCACACGTTAACGACTCCGGTTTCTGGATGGTCAGCCGATTCTTCGGTATGTCTGAGAAAGATACACTGAAATCATGGACGGTTATGGAAACGATCATCGCCTTTATCGGATTTGGTGTGTCACTAATTATTAGTATGTTTATTTAA
- a CDS encoding 6-phospho-beta-glucosidase: MSLKVVIIGGGSSYTPEIIDGMIKRHHQFPVSEIVLVDIDEGERKQEIVANLAKRMIEDAKASIQIRYTKDRRKALQGADFVTTQIRVGGLKARALDESIPLKHGMIGQETNGAGGVFKAFRTIPVLLEIASDIHEICPNAWLVNFTNPAGIVTEAVMKHSQHQKVIGVCNIPYNMRSGIGEIFNVSADRVMIEFIGLNHFVFGKRVFIDGVDQTDEAMRHLIDDDLNYSPANIVSLPWNKNFLQSLNMLPNPYHQYYFQHEEILAKDLQAYRENGTRAEVVMEVENKLFEKYKNPNLKEKPQELEERGGAYYSESACSLMSSIYNNSMDVQTVNTLNKGSIPDLPSDAVIEVNSVISASGPMPLAIGPLPDTISGSIIQLKKFEQLVIDAAVTGDYRKAYASIIMNPLVTSDEKAQMVLDELLQAHKPYLAQFDKEVVNV, encoded by the coding sequence ATGAGTCTAAAAGTTGTCATTATTGGTGGGGGATCGAGCTACACACCCGAAATTATTGATGGAATGATTAAGCGCCATCATCAATTCCCTGTTTCAGAAATTGTCTTAGTTGACATCGATGAAGGGGAACGAAAACAAGAGATTGTAGCTAATCTAGCTAAACGAATGATCGAAGACGCTAAAGCTTCTATACAAATTCGCTACACAAAAGATAGAAGGAAAGCTTTACAGGGAGCCGATTTTGTGACAACGCAAATTCGAGTTGGTGGACTTAAAGCCCGGGCACTTGATGAAAGTATCCCGTTAAAACATGGAATGATCGGTCAGGAAACCAATGGAGCGGGGGGGGTTTTTAAAGCATTTCGTACCATCCCTGTCCTACTTGAGATTGCTAGTGACATTCATGAAATCTGTCCAAACGCTTGGCTCGTGAATTTTACGAATCCAGCTGGAATCGTTACCGAAGCTGTTATGAAGCATAGTCAACATCAAAAAGTTATTGGAGTCTGTAATATTCCCTATAACATGAGAAGCGGTATTGGCGAGATTTTTAATGTAAGTGCTGATCGTGTCATGATCGAATTTATTGGACTTAACCATTTTGTATTCGGAAAACGAGTGTTTATTGATGGAGTTGATCAAACAGATGAGGCTATGCGACATCTTATTGATGATGATCTTAATTATTCACCGGCTAATATTGTTTCTCTTCCATGGAACAAGAATTTCTTGCAATCACTCAACATGCTTCCAAATCCTTATCATCAATATTATTTCCAGCATGAAGAAATCTTGGCAAAGGATCTTCAGGCTTATAGGGAGAACGGGACGCGTGCAGAAGTCGTTATGGAAGTCGAAAATAAACTTTTTGAAAAGTACAAAAACCCGAACCTTAAGGAGAAGCCTCAGGAGTTGGAGGAACGTGGAGGGGCCTATTATAGTGAATCTGCCTGTAGTTTAATGTCATCTATTTATAACAACTCAATGGATGTCCAAACGGTCAATACTTTAAATAAAGGAAGTATTCCAGATTTACCATCTGATGCTGTCATTGAAGTAAATAGTGTAATTTCAGCAAGTGGTCCTATGCCGTTAGCTATTGGCCCTTTACCTGATACCATAAGCGGATCGATTATACAATTGAAGAAATTTGAACAGCTCGTTATTGATGCTGCCGTTACGGGTGACTACAGAAAGGCTTATGCCTCTATCATCATGAATCCACTTGTCACTTCAGATGAGAAGGCCCAAATGGTATTAGACGAACTTTTACAAGCTCATAAACCATATTTAGCCCAATTTGATAAGGAGGTAGTGAACGTATGA